From Chrysemys picta bellii isolate R12L10 chromosome 1, ASM1138683v2, whole genome shotgun sequence:
TTATacatttccaccacaacttcaaacTATCACCCAGCCAtcactctctctagaacactcccacaccagcatcaacttcctagacaccacgatCAGCTTCAATGATGGAACCCAACAGATTACTATATACAAGAGACCCATGGACCACCACACTTAGATCCTCCAGACAcaacaagaaatctgttatctacaggtACTCTGATACCATATAATAGACTCTGAAAAGAAAATAGGGGATACACAGACTTAAAACCTCAACACTTAAAACCTCCTTCACGTGACATAGTCTGCACAAGTTTTGCAGGGGTGTGTGCAATGTATTATGTTCCTGTTACAACACAACACCCTATAGACTCCTTGCTCATAGTTGTGATACTGGATATCACATTTTTACTAAATATTGTCAGGAACTGTGGGGACAGTATTTCAGATGATATGTTAAGACTGTGGTTTTAGCAAATCATAAATATGATTCAGATAATTATACCTCCCTGTGAGGAAGATGATCATTGTAATTTCAGGTAAGAAAATTACTAGGAAGCTTGTGTTCTTTGAAGTCAGATTGAGATAATGTGAATGAAGAAAATCTGTTTATGTCTGGCCCCAGGAATCAGGCTCTGTTCTGGCTGAATACTGGCCCCATCTTTCAGAAGTCTGGCTGTACAAATCCCATCCcacacaagcagggccagctctaggcaccagcaaaacaagcaggtgcttggggcagcacatttgcagggggcggcactctggccatccttttttttttttttttaaactcacttcctcccctctcgcAACGCTGCAgaagctgtagttccttgcctagctccctgcctatagagccagccctggagcagggaaagaactacatttcctagcaatcccttggcagctatcaacaggaaagggagggggagggagtgaggtagctgaaccatgctgcagcttgctgtgaatggagagctggctgctagaacGGGGTGGCACTGTGAGTCGGGGACAAGTGTGCccagcccaaggagtagaaggctttgccccagatatccccttcagaagacttccccagactggattagggatactggtgtgacctcaccttgcagcccccaaagaaggaattgggtggactaaagggacagtgcacctctctatctgaagcctagcaagggaggtacgtggatcccactagactttaaaatgaaaagtaagggaggggaggctctgctagaggacctgggcagctttagatacagtaccaggcatgtaGGAGGAATTCCACTTCTGAgctatggaagcagaaattgacttttcctttccagatatagctaatattcagaaagggaatctagcacctgccttccagatttgaacaccctcaaaattcaggagtgctcaagctcaatttgggcagctgttgcttcatttctcccaaatcaaatatactgatccactgtaacttgctgtagaaaaagtaggataaaattgagcaagaaatgcttcccagtggttattaggattGGAATGGccattttcaacagccattacttttttttttttttttaagttttatttgtttaaaaggaagacagtgattgcattggcaaattccctatagaaacaaagagtggaacaaaagaataataaaggcacctcaacttttcctcatttatgtaggacagtcttataatttgcatccagacatcctccaatcacacaagctgaaaattgttccactttactgcagttctgtaaccatatgggaaccaatcctgtctgtgttctgtgcacatccaaaattcctgctgaatgacccgccctgggagcgagttaccagtgacccagggctgggacagcaggagggtgcaggttgggggggagagcccagggctggggcagcaaggagcagggggagcccagggctggggtggcggggcagccaaaattttttttgcttggggcagcaaaaaacctagagccggccctgcacacaagATTTGTGAATGGGAAAAGGCCAATACCCTAAATTTTGGTGCTCTGAAAGTTCTGAAAGCACTTTTTTAGAAACATCCTAGCCCCGAACCTGCACATTGCTGAGCACTGCcaagttccttttttaaaatagctcCATATAAGTGTCCCTTAGCTCCAAACATAAAATATTGTAGAAAATGCAAACTATAGCTTAGCGATGTGCGTGGAGATAAATAACGTTCTGCTTACGCTGGAAAGGGATTTTAGCAATGTGGGATTGCCCACATCCCTTCAGCCAGGAATCCTTTCTAGTCAAAGCATGGTAAGAGGAGAAACTGACCTTATGGGGGTAGAACTAGTGCATCTTGCAACAGGGGTCACCAACAGGAGAAACCACAGCATATTACCCTTATAAAGAAAACCCACAGCACTGTTCACAGAAGAATTGCTAATGCATCTTTTGCCTAAACTCATTTCTCAACAAATGTGATCGCTGCAAGAAGGCAGGAGGCTAAAGCTTGAAAGGAAATGGAGACAACTCCAGGGGTGGCCTTTTCTAAACAGGACTGAGCTACACTGATGGGAGATGTGCACGTCTACTGTTGGTCATGAAGGTGAATAGAGGATTTCAGCTGTAGTCTGCATGGCCCCTTTCACGAGATCTACactttaaagtgtgtgtgtgtgggggaaaataAGTGTGAACAGTGTTATAGGAAATACAACTCTTTATTTTTCAAGATTTATGGATTAACAGAAATACTGAACTAAATAAGAAAAAGGTTAGAACTCAGCATTTTAATCGGCAGGCAAACTACAAAAAGATGAGTCTGTATTTGCAGTCAGAGCATAAACCTACCACTATTGCTCATTTTAATATGTTGTAATAATTTCAGTTTATTCTGTGTGCATAGATGTGaagttgctgggtttttttaactaaaaatcaTAAAAATTGGATACATGTGTGTATAACCATGTGCATATTTTTGTGCACCAAGTGCCCTATCCAATGCCCTTGGAAGTCAATTGGAGtatttacattgacttcaataagaacaGGATCCATCCCAAACCACAAAATATTATAACTGTATTGTGGAAATGTATCTAATGAATAAGGGCTATTTTCACTAAGCTACTATAAAATATTGAGAACACAGTAATAATAATTTGTAAAAGAATATCTTATCCAACAGCAAAAACCAAATGtaccaaataaaaggaaataatgtACTGTGGAATGAATAAAATTCCCTAAGAGTACAGGGCTTTTTGATGTCCCCACAATATATTTAATAGGTTCTCCTTTGTACTCAGTTGCTCTCGTCTCTCTTTTTCATTATGTGAATGTAGTTCAGTACATCTACAGTCATCTTGTCAGGCAAAGTCAGATACTCAGTTTCAGGAGGAAATTCTGCAATAATTGGTGCATTGTCTGTACTTGAAGACCGAAATGCCTCATCTGCTGTAATTTCCTGCCCTCCAGTGGTATCTGCTTTACTAACATTAGTTAGTAGTTCAGCGCTGTGGACAGAGGAAAGATGATTTATACAGCAACATGCCTGTATTATATCACATTGTACGGCAGCATTTAATTTTTCTCCCCTTACAGTAGGGCTCTCAGTTTGTGACCCAGCATCACATCTTTCTCTGTGATTAATAGTCTTCCTTTTAAATGACGGGTGTGATGAGTTGGGCTGAGGCTGAGCAGCCTGGTCTTTAttttcctcctctgttgcttgtaAACTGGGCTCTGCCTGTTGCGTAATGTTGGCTTCGTTCATAGCAACACTAGTGCCGGGAGGGAAAAGCCAACTTTCTGTGCCAAAGCTAGGGTGTGGTCCTTTGCTTGTTGAAGCTGCAATTGGATTGGCACTGTTTACTTGAAAGGAGCTGTCAGAAAGACACTTTTCAGCTAGGTCGTCCTCTTCAGACTGTACAAACAGATTTGTATGAATGCAGTTGTACATAAGTCGCTACCACAACTACTGTAAGTAACGTGAAAAGGCTAGACTTATGATCGTCTTGTTCATGAACAGTTCTCTAATAGAAGGAACTGAGTGGAACTGTATTTCGTTAGATATTATCAAAATTCCCTATGGTCTAATATCCCTTACAGACAATGCAAATTACTGTTTAACTAAGCTATTTTAAAGCTTGGAACTGATTCTTTTTTATATTTCTCACAAGTGATTTTTGCTTGTATTAAGAAAGCTAATAACTAAGGTAATACAGCAAGGTCCTCTGCATTTGGCACGAGATAGCATGGTGGTAGAGCTCTTACAAATAAAAAGCATAAAGATAAAATTCCATTGCTTACCATCTCAGAACTAGTGCAGAAACAACTGTCTGTTTGCTTTGGAGAGTAACTGGGGGACTGACTGCTCAGTGATGATTCAATGTCTACAAAAGGAGCTTAGACTGAGAAAAATtaagttcaaacaaacaaacctctcaTATACTGTATGCACCAGTacaacactttaaaataaaattatttataaATTGGGTCAATGTTAAGACACTATTTATAGTATTAAGGATTAGCTAATTCATTGTGCAGTACATTATAAAGTGCCTATTCTCCTCTCAGAATAGGTGGTGTCTCCTGGTAGAATCCATGGGAATTATATTCATGCACTAAAGCCCAAATTGTGCCATTAAAGTGCAGCCCTGTGCTGGGCACAGTGTGGAGCTGTACTGTCAGAGGCAAGCTCTATGGGGAGTGTGCCAGCTGCTGTACCTCATTGGGTATCTTGTACCCCAGGAGATGGGGATGTTCCTGGAAACCACAGACTTCATCTGTGCCCTGCTGCTACAGAGGGATAGGTGGGGGTGCAGACTCCTTGTAGACTCCTACCACTACCATGCCcctgtggagctgcaggaaagtctGGCACTAAGAGGGTAAAGAGTCTAGTAAGATGCTATGGTTGAACTTCCAGTGCAGGGACTAATTCAcgtcaaaacattttacaaaattttTTCAAGCTAATCATGGTCCGAAGGAAGGAGAAAGGAAGCAAATGAAAAAACTATACCTGGAGCCATCACCTTATACTATCAAATGCCAGACATTCATAGGCTTGTGCTGTTGTGTTCATAGTAGCATTGCTAAGCTGTCTAGTggaatgttgtttttttttttttttacaattactACTGCTCGCAGAATTAGCTTTTTATGATTTTGGAGATGCCAATAGTAGCAGAAATGAGACAATGAAAAAATTACAGATGATTAATCACTAGGGAGATGCTAACTTTAATCTTTTTAGGTAAAAGCAATTAAAAGTATTTCAGTTGTGCACTAATGTTCCAATTTCTTAATTCACTGTTGGGTGAATCAGACATATTAGTAGCTCACTAAAAGTGATTACATCCTGTTTTCTTGACTTTAGATGTAGCTGTATTAGTTTTACATGGAGAAAAATCTACTTTAGAACTATGTATACTGACCCTTTTCCATCTTTCCAAGCTTTGAACACACTTCAAAATCACACTGTTCCTCCTCTGCTGTcagaaccttttttaaaaagggaagttaATACATTTTTCAGTCCAATAGTCATACTTTTCGTCACTGTATTCCTTTTTATAAAATCTCTTTTTCCTGTATCCCATTGGACGAGGATACTAGAAATCTCCATGATGGTTCTGCCAtgcatctagcctgacctcctaaTGTGTCCAGCCTTccctcataagaacataatagCAGCCACATGGCAATTATCTAGTTCTCTTGGGGTTAATATTCCTCCACTTTATAACTTATCACTTCATTCACTGACTAAGAAATATAAATTAGTTGCCAGACCATTTATTGTAGTCGGCACAGGTAGTGCTGCCAATAGTTACGGTTTCCTGACACTTTCTATTGTAAACCCTTATTGTCAGTTGATTATAACTTGGCCACACTTCAGCCTTTTGGGCTGAAATCTTCCAGCATCAGGAtgaatttttctggaaaatttAAGCTAAAGTGGTTAGGCCATTGCCAAGATGAGAGAAAAAACAtggtttgcccatgttaaaaaatatgCTTACATCCATTTAATTGAGAAGCTCTTGtgtctccatgctttggagcagggaccctTAACATTTGGCATGTTTcttgcctttttctttttggtgagTATATCTGAGGAAAGGACGCTGCCTTCCATTTTCCTGGGATCATTTTATCTGATGGTGGGCCCCACCTAGTCACATGGCTGTAACATTAGAGGAGTCTGCATGGCCAGCTTTTAATGTAGGGTAACCATacatttccctatgctgaatacaggaCACCTGGGAAAATTGCTCAAATCaaattcaagcgagttcaatggcaatcaatcagaactatgcagtacaccCCCCACACCacgacatgctataaaaactccagggcccagtgggggaagggggagtttgggggtctgggccagcagggggctcAAGCTAGCTCCAtatggcaggtccagggaaggagtgccacctccaccccttgATTCACTTCAGCAGCCCACCCAGCCtgtcttggtggtggtggtggtggtggggagaggcacAACCAAAAGTTATAACTCAAAAGGTGGGGggtcagctcaaaaagtttgaaaacagctcagggtgctggcagggggtagctcagggtgcagggggaggtaGCTAGGAGCTGAGTGCAGGCacggggtagctcagggtgcagggaaggggtagctaggggctgtgtgacaGGAGGGTCCCCCTACGGTCCCTGTTCCCTAAGGGCTCTGTCAGCCATGAAGCCAGGTCCCCAACCCCTGCAGCTCTTACCAGCTGAGTGAAAaaaaggggctgggagctgaggagtaGCTTCATCCCCTGCATCAGCaccagcaggagaggagggaacACCATGGCTGCCTGCTCCGCACTGCGTGGCTTTCCGCCCCCTGGCAACCCCCGTGGGGCtgatggcaggagctgggggcggggggtggagctGTCCCCGGGACTGCCCTGCACTTGCACTgcaatttgggggggggcaacATCCCCGATGCCCCCAACCTTGCCCATGGGCTTAGGGAgcttctgccccacagggacCATCGGGAATCCGGGATTCAGCCCCACggctcctgccttcagccccacAGGGGTCACCAGGGCATGCATTCAGCCACGCAGCTCCCGGCTTCAgcgggggaagggacaggggaCACCAGGGATCAGAGCTTcagcccagtgtgtgtgtgtgtgtgtgtgcgcacgggtgtgtgtgagagagatcacGGCTTCAGCCCCACGGCTCCAGCCCTGGGAAGGGGAGTGGGCGTGCTAGGGAATCAGGGCTTCAGCCTCAcagctcctgccttcagccccatgggggtTGCCAGGGCTCAGGCATTCAGCGCCTGCAGCTCCAGGcttcagcagggggaggagggatgccagggatcggggcttcagccctggggggggggggaaattggggcttcagccccacagctcccaccttCAGCCCTGTGGAGGGTGCCGGGGATTGGGGTTTCAGCCCCACGGGGGCACTGGGAGGTCAAGCTCTGGGTTTCAGCATTGGCGCCCAGTAAACCCCCTGAAAGGGCTTGTGGACCCCCCTTGAGAACTCCTGCTTTAGGTttcacatggggaggggtgacacacacccctaccctccccccccccccagggctgccTTTCCTCCTACCTGATGTCACCGCTTCCCGCCTCTCCACCTGGCATGAGACCGCCACATGCTCTCACTGACCAGCCACTGCCTGTCCGCACTCACCCGCCTGCCGCAAACGAGATGCAGCTGGGGCTGCGCTGACCAGCAGGGAAGCGGAAAATACCAGAAAATTTGCCccctttttatgtttttgtttaaaaaggtgGGACACCTGCAagagggcttaaatacgggactgtgCCATTAAAAACGGGACGGATGGTCACTCTGTTTTAATGGCAAAGCTCCAACCAGCCATAACCAGAGAACTTAAGTTGTAAAAAGAATTATGCTGCCACCAAATAATTTCATTGCCAAATATGGAGAAACACCAAGATAGTGACTGTGAAGGGGAGGATCCTACAGTTCCCAGTTCTCACAGAAGCGGTCTATGAGATCTGATTTGGAATTGAAACTAGCCCAGGAATCTACAAGGAACACAACTGAGAGGCTAGCATGCCAGAACCTTTGTAGAagtggcagggggggggggggggggagacaaggcAAAAGTGCCCTTCCCTCTCTGCAGCTGGCTGCTCCAGTGGTGAGTCAGCTCCCCTATCTTCTGATGCTACAGCAGCTCCTAGTGGGCGAAAAATGTATTTGCAGCACCTCCCCAGCAGAATCTATTATtctgccggggggagggaggcggttTATAAAGGAGACATgaattttgtgtttatttttgttaaaaagtTAGGGAGCCATGGCCCCCAGCCGCCCTGATTCTGGTGCTGAGAGGTACCAGGGGCCAGGAACCCCTTTCTGTATCCTTGCATCATATTTTGGATCAAGTGGTGAATGTTAAGAGCTCCATGTAAAGAACAACACAGAGGAAGCCACTGAAGTGCAGAAGTACTTTTGGGCCTACAAAACTCATGAACAATTCTACGTATTTTTGAATGCCATCTACTGGCCCCTTATCtatataatgacaggtttcagagtagcagccgtgttagtctgtagccgcaaaaagaacaggagtacttgtggcaccttagagactaacaaatttatttgagcggaagctttcatgggctacagcccacttcttcggatgcatagactggaatatatatatacacacacacacacacatacacacatacagagagcatgaaaaggtgggagttgtcttaccaactctgagaggccaattaagtaagagcttggctgtagacaatggatcatgtggtgtgtcctggatggaagctggaggtatgtaggtaagtatagcggtcagtaggtttccggtatagggtggtatttatgatacatctgcatttgctccaatccctcagacagagacaagcacctacaagatctctatcaagcattcttaaaactacaatacccacctgctaaagtgaaaaaacagattgacagagccagacgagtacccagaagtcacctcttacaagacaggcccaacaaagaaaataacagaacaccactagctgtcaccttcagcccccaactaaaacctctccagcgcaacatcaaagatctacaacctatcctgaaagatgatccctcactctcacagatcttgggagacacaCCTGTtcttgcttacagacaactccccaatctgaagcaaatactcaccaccaaccacacatcactgaacaaaaacactaacccagtaAGCTattcttgcaacaaagcccgatgccaactctgtccacatatctattcaagtgacatcatcataggacctaattacATCAGctataccatcaggggctcattcacctgcacatctactaatatgatatatgccatcatgtgccagcaatgcccctctgccatgtacattggccaaaccggacagtctctacgcaaaagaattaatggacacaaatctgacatcaggaatcataacactcaaaaaccagtaggagaacactttaacctgtctggtcattcaatgacagacctgcggatggcaattttgcaacagaaaagcttcaaaaacagactccaatgagaaactgctgagctggaattgatatgcaaactagacacaatcagcttaggcttgaatagggactgggaatagctgagccattacaaacattgaatctatctccccttgtaagtattctcacacttcttatcaaactgtctgtactggactatcttgattatcacttcaaaagtttttttcccttacttaattggcctctcaaagttggtaagacaactcccaccttttcatgccctctgtatgtatgtgtatatatatatatatatatatatatgttccattctatgcatccgaagaagtgggctgttgcccacgaaagcttatgctcaaataaatttgttagtctctaaggtgccacaagtactcctgttcttatctaCATAGCTATTCACATATGCACAGCTATAGAGCAGGGAATGGTATGTGGCAACCTCTCACACAGTACCCACCCCTCAAACAGTAGCTGTCTACTGCTTTCTGGAGGTGCAGCAAAGACTCTGATCCAAAGTGTCTGGCACCAACATTTTGTAGTATATAGCACAAAAGTATATTTGTCTCCTTAAGCAAAAGTGAAGTAAAACTGTTTTACCTTTTCAAATCCAAAGACTTGTGAGCACTCACAAGTGAATTGTTCCTGAGGTGTACTGTCACTaaggaataaaaacaaaataaggtcCTAAGGTAAGAGATTCATACTGTGGTTTTCAGCATCTATTTACGCCTCAAATGAAAAATATTACTACTAATCTTACAGTCCACTTTGATTATTTTCATAAAACATAGCAATTTGTAAGCTCATGTCACTGCTCTCTACTTACAAAATGCATTCCACTATTACAATCTGTTAAAGTTATACgttttttaaaattctcaagATATAATACAAAGAACTTGATTTTATAAACATCATTTCTGTGGAACAGTATGCTATTAAAGATTACTGAAGACAATGCCACTTTGTAAAATGAAAAGATAGCTCCAGAGGAAAGACTGTAACATTGGGTACttgtatcagaggagtagccgtgttagtctgaatctgtaaaaagcaacagagggtcctgtggcacctttaagactaacagaagtactgggagcataagctttcgtgggtaagaacctcacttcttcagacgcaagtaatggaaatactTGGGTACTTGAGCAGCCTTGAGGTAACTGATGGGTCTGCTCAATAATggctattttctttaaaaatacacctctgccctgatataacgcgacccgatataacacgaatttggatataacacggtaaagcagcgctccaggcgggcagggctgtgcactccggtggatcaaaacaagttcaatacaacgtggtttcacctataacgcggtaagattttttggctcccgaggacagcattatatcagggtagaggtgtattgtcacACTGTCTATTTAACTTATTACCTTTAAAGCACTTTGCATTAGTTTGAGTATGTTTGCAGACTTATGGGCTGCAAAGCTAATAATCTTAAAGAAATTTTCATGTTCTTATACTCAGTGGGTAAAACTgtggacccactgaagtcaattggagttttgccactgactgcaGTAAAGCCAGGATTTCGCCCATCAAGTCTATCATATACAGATATCACCTTTTAATTTAACAATTGCTTATGAAACTTACTTATTCATTGTTGAAtaattctgtatttttttctctACGTTAATCTTGTGATTGTGGTGATTTGTAAATGcgccttaaaaacaaaaattaaaccttgaatttaaaatacaattttgaaTTAAAACAAATGATTCCATAACAATTTTGATCAGAAATTACTCTTAAATGACATATTAGCTCACAAGATGATTACCATTATATAATTTCACCTGAAACAAAAATACTGCAGTGCCTAGTTTCATAACATCTTTCTCACTGTGACATACAAATCATGTGGCTCACTAAAACAATGCCAAAAAGATGGAAGCATAGTATTTTACTTCCTTGCATCACTTATACTTACCTGTTCTTTCATATTTTGAAGGATTTTCTTGGTTTTCAGAAGATATAATGTAATAATGTCCATCAGGGTATTCTTTCAAGTCGCTTTTATTAGGCTGTTTATTTTCTTTATGGCTTGCACTTGAAATATTCTTACTTTTAAAGAAAGTCTGCTCTGGAACAGTGAAAATCCCTTTAAGGCATCTGTCTACAGTATACCTTTCAGTACATTTAGTCATGTTATAAATTTCTCTATTACAAGGGCTACATCTGTTGGATATTTCATTCATATCATCTGGATCTGTAAATAACTGGCTGATACTGGCTTGGTTAACAAAAGGACCACAATATTCCATGGAAGGAATATCATGAATCAGTGGCCTCTCATCTTCAGACAATGCTAGACCATTTTCATCGTGAGTGTCGTTTGCTGCTGTTTCTTTCACAATACCAAATAATGGCTCTTTTATTCTGTTGTTGCTTCCAGAATCTTTACTGGTAATTAAAGCTGGAGTATTACCAACAGAGTTTATATATTCTGGACtttgagggaaaaaaagagaaaaagcctGCTCAGTTCAAAAGTAAGCAAAACACTAAATGCTTAAACATTAAATTACCAATTTTAAGTTAAGAATCTCAAAAAAACCTCTACTCTTTATGCTCTCCATACTTACTTCTATCAAAAACGTATGTTCTTTTAATGGATAAATTCTCCTGTATTGTAGATGTGGTTTTATAGTAAGGCAAAAAACATAGAACCTAGACCTGCAGCTTTAAAGAGAATTAGAATTCAGCTTCATGCCACCTCTGGACATAACAGGGGACCTGAGATGTATCCTCTTGCACAAAGAGCTGTGAATAACTAAATCAACCACTgtatgtcactgctgctccactCATCTGAATTAGACACTGGACTGTGCACAACATCCAAATGCAAGACAATCTTCTTTAGGGTTTTTAAAAGGTGGTTTGTTCTTGTAGGGTACAATTCCCCTCCGTACAGAAGACCCATGAAAAGTCTC
This genomic window contains:
- the REDIC1 gene encoding regulator of DNA class I crossover intermediates 1, translating into MNWVGGSRSRIILKQERRKQKEFFEKKKLRSKMKLLGVSSPHKSSTVSLDLLNLYVVNQISTKKDTADRVRKPVHVDLNKGLKTPTRRQNIELPMSPQRTSSKIGLDDIQNRIQQQVLENRRKHLTDKMKYQPQLSQVMESTCTDSSLEYLYNLAADCNSYPVSSSVSWSSNYKQSPEQNFRMNLACSPWEVTYEEEKQSKQFLPFSQPGNILSQDPWVSKSQNRQCIFSKSNTAGPLGTLFKKLNSPEYINSVGNTPALITSKDSGSNNRIKEPLFGIVKETAANDTHDENGLALSEDERPLIHDIPSMEYCGPFVNQASISQLFTDPDDMNEISNRCSPCNREIYNMTKCTERYTVDRCLKGIFTVPEQTFFKSKNISSASHKENKQPNKSDLKEYPDGHYYIISSENQENPSKYERTGAFTNHHNHKINVEKKIQNYSTMNNDSTPQEQFTCECSQVFGFEKVLTAEEEQCDFEVCSKLGKMEKDIESSLSSQSPSYSPKQTDSCFCTSSEMSEEDDLAEKCLSDSSFQVNSANPIAASTSKGPHPSFGTESWLFPPGTSVAMNEANITQQAEPSLQATEEENKDQAAQPQPNSSHPSFKRKTINHRERCDAGSQTESPTVRGEKLNAAVQCDIIQACCCINHLSSVHSAELLTNVSKADTTGGQEITADEAFRSSSTDNAPIIAEFPPETEYLTLPDKMTVDVLNYIHIMKKRDESN